In Stanieria sp. NIES-3757, the DNA window TCAAAAAAAATAAACGTTTTATTTCTATTCTTGTCATTGTCAAACTTAGAAATTCAACTTATCCTTGAAAAGATATTTCTTGGATAAATATTTAGATAATGAATTCTAAAAGTTTCTGTTTTTGTACTTTAGCTGTTGGCAAAAGATATCGCGCTCATGCTTTACTTTTAGCAAAAGACTTAGAAAAGTATGCTTCAGAAACTAAACTCATTGTTTTAACCAATCAAGTTAAATATTTTAACAACCAAGCTAATATCATAGCTTTTAAACATCAACCCCAAAGTTGCAAATTATATAATGATAAAAGAATAGCGATCGCTAAAGCTCTTACTTTATTTAACTCTTGTATTTTTGCTGATGCTGATGTCAGAATTATTGACCAAATACCAGAGCAAATTAATTTTGAAGCTGGAATAGTTGCCCATAGTTGCTATAGTATTTTGAAACGCAATAATCAAATTAATGAAAACCAAAGTAGTTCAAATATTTTTCAATTAATTCAAAAAGTTGCCTTAGCTTTTAATATTAATGTAGAAGAGGTTAAATTTGTTCAAGAATACTTTTTTTATGTAACTAGAGATAAAGGTTTTGAAGATTTTATTGATTACTGGGAAATCATTGCAGGTTACTTTGAACTAAATCATATCTATTATGGAGAAGGCAACATTATTGGATTAGCAGCAGCTAAGGCAAATTTTTCGATTAAATATGACCGAGAAAGAAAAATTAGTATTTTTAAAGATAGGGTAGAAAAAATCAAAATTAAGTTAGGTAAGTCAAACTATGAAGAAAAAAGTCAATATTTTGATGAACATCAGCAAATAGAATTTTCTCAACATTCGTTAATTGAAAAAATAACCAATAAATTAAAAAAAGATTTTGGATTTTATTATCGTTTAATTTGTTTGAAAATTATTACTTTTAAATACTTACAATTTTATAAGGTCTTTGATGATATAAAATTGAAAGAGTAAAACAATAAAAGCCAATTATTTAACTATTAAAATATCCATTTTCTAAATCATTTTTAAAGAGTTGAAGTTTATCTTCGAGTTTCAGAGTTAATTCTTCAATTTTCTGACCAGTACTTAAATTAGGATGAATTGTCTTAGTAATTTGATTTAATTGTTATCAGTAATAGCTAATTCTGTAGGTACTTGAAGAGCTTGAGCAGATAAAGAACCTCTCAGACAATATATTTTATAAGAAGAATCTAATTGAAATATCTTACCGTATCCTACTCCAGTACTAAAAATAATTTTTTGATTAGCTTTTTATACCCGACGTTGATAACTTTCATTTAATAAAGTACCCAAACCCATAAATGCGATACTTGGATCATCATCGAAAATATTTGGAATTAATTTTTGCCACATCCAAAGATTTAGTGCATCACCAAAATTGGGTTGTTTATAATAAATAAGTCTCATATTTTATAAATAGTAAAAACTAAAATCTTTTAAAGCCAATAATCGCATTTTATTGAGTCGATAATGATAAGCAAGTTTTGATTTAAAATAACTCCAAAAAGCTTGCTTACTTCGTTGACGAGATGCATCTAAATGTTGACTTATTTGTTTAAGAAAAATCCAACTCTCGCTTTTATTAATTTGCCATCCTACTTTGGCAGCAGCTAATCCCATAATATTACCTTCGCCACTATACATTCCTCTTAATTCAGAATAGGTAGCAAGTTTAGACCAAATTTTCAGAAAATCTTGTTCTTTTCCCGCATCTTTGGTAAGAATAAACAATGACTCACCAATCCATTGAGCTTCTTCAAATTTAATATTAAGTTTTAAAGACATTTTGGTGAGTTTTTCTAAATCTTGCGGACGATATCTACTAATATGCTCAAGCATATTTTTATGACAACCACTCAAACCAGCAGAAAAGACGAGATCCTTAGGTATATATTCAATTATTCTAGTGTCTGCATCTATATAAATAGCGGTTTTAAAATTTAAGAGTGCTTTTTCAAGGACAAAACGTTTATCATTATAACAATGAAGAACTCCTTGTTGATTTAATTTAAAAGCAATAACATTTTCTTTTGAGTCAAAATCATTAGGTTTTTCTGTACCTACAATTAATTTCGTTCCTGAAGAATATTGTTTAAGATCATTGGCTAATTCTTTAACCATTAAGCGATATTGCTCACCTAAAGCCAGAGTACAAAAACAAAAACTATTTTCTGAAATATTCATAGTTTAAAATTGCTTTGATTAAATAATTAAAAACTAAATTTTGTTTTAAGTCCTTGAAGAATTTTTTGAAATTGAGTTTGATTATGATTAACTGGTAAATCTGCTGGAGGATTAGTTTCTCCTAAATAGCGATAATATTTCCAAATATCCCAGTAAGGACAACCAGGCTGTATTTTTATTCCTGCCCAATGCAAATATTGCAGAGATTGATTAGTATCAGGATCAAAAAGAACATGATCTTTTATTTTAAAATGAGGACTTCCTGCCCAACTTCCTGGTGCTTTTTCTTCGCGATGAACAAGATTAAATCTTTTTTTGATTCTGGTTAAAACCATGTAATTAAAGATTGGTTGATCGGAAACTTTTTGAGAAAAATCAAAGTATTCTGGATGAGCAGCACATTCAGCAAAAATATTTTGAATTTCTGTTTGAGTAATCAGACCTTTTTTAGTCGCCCAAAAACCACTATTAAAAGTATCTTTTATCTCATGAGGTTGAATAACTTGAGCTTCGATTATTTTTGAGGAAAAAACATTTTTAATTCCTGATTTATGTTGATAATCACAACACAAAAAATCATAATCAGATAAATATTTAAGATTATCAATAATTTTTTCAAAAACAACTATATCTGTATCGATATAAAGAAATTCATCAAATTCACCAAACCAACAAGCATGCTTTCTGAGTTTATTTGGTTTGTCAAAAAAACCTTGTCCGAAAATATTATAAAGCTGTTGAGATAAGTCTTCGATTAATTCGAGGTCTTGGTAAACTGTTACTCCATGAGATTTGCTTAAAATTTTGGCAATTTGAGCATAATTTTCATCATAGGGAATTAAAACAATCGGAGTGTCTGAATCATATAATCTAATACTATTGATTAGAGTGATCGCTTGTTCAGTTACTCGATCATTAGCTGTAATATAAATACCGCGATTCATAACATTACTCCTTAGATTTTTAAACCTAATTTGCGAATTATTTTTTGTTTTAAACTAGGAGGCTGATTGTATGGTTTTGCTTTAGTCGTAAACTGAGGTTTTTGCTCTGGTTCGTGAAGATAACGATAGTGTAAAAATAAATCTCGGTAAGGAAAATTAATATTTTCTCCAGCACAAACTTTAGTAAATAATTGAGAAGATAAACCTATGTAATGGAGATAAATTAAACGTTTTTTGTAGTCGTATAAAACCTGATTAATATTTTCAAAATGAGTAGAAGTAACACAACAGCCTGTAATTTCTTCTGATGGTAATTGTAGAGAAAAATTATAAACAGAAAATCCCGATCGCATCATCATATAATTGATTAAAGTTTGGTCTGGTGCCATCGGATAAAGTATTTCTGCTTCTCCTTGTTGCAGATTAGCAATCAACCAATCTCTTTGCGATTCAGAAAATAAATCTTTTTTAGAAGCATAAAAACCAGAACAAAAAATTTCTGTAGCAACTCTAGGTTGAGGAAAAACTTTTTCTAATTGAGGTGAATCTACCACATAAACATGAGTAGGGTCTTTATACTGAAAATCATAAACAACACAATCATAATCTTCTAATTGAGCAAAAATAGCTTCAACTGGACTCATCAACAACGTGTCAGCATCCATGTAGAGAAAACGGTCAAATGGCCCATCAAAAGCACAATAACGACGATGAGTACCAAAACGATGATAACCTTCACTCCCTACTTTACGCCAAGTGTCTTTAGCAGTGGGGTGGGTATCCCAACAAGCTTGTGCAAAGTTATCCCATTTAGCGATAGAATTGCGATCGCTATATAACTGAACATTTGGTCGATTAGCAATTTCAGCAGACAATTTTTCTGTATGCTCATCATAGGGATAAATACATACAGGTGTATCTTTACCAGCAATAGCTTCAATACTATTAAGTAAAGCAATAACTTGGTCTAAAACTTTATCATTAGCAAGGGTACAAATTCCATCCATAAAATTATTAATAATTATTTAAAATTAATTAAAAAATTTGTAATAGCCAAGTATTTAAAATTGCTCGACAAAATTAGCTAACCATTCCAATAAATTTAGCTTGTGTAAAATAATTTGTCTTGCCTCTGCAATCTTATCCTTTGCCTCATACCAAGCGTCAAGAGTAGAAGTGATTTCTTTGATATAATTCAAACCTTTTTCATCTAAACTTGGTAATCTTAAAAAACTACCAGGAGGTAATAATTTATCTGCTGCCGAACCTCCATAATAAATAGGTAAACACCAACTTAATAAAGAATCCCAAAGTTTTTCACTGACATATAAATCGTTATCTGCATAGTTTTCGATCGCCAGATTGTAATAATATGGTGCCATAGCATTCCATTTATTTTGGACTGTACCAAGGGTATTAGACCAAGTTGGTAAATTACGACCATATAAATCAAATTCCACACCATTTTCCTGAAGCAGTTTTAAAAAAGCTAAACGTTGGCGATGATTTTCTGTACGAGAAATTCCTGATGTAATCCAACTGCAAGTTTTTTGTTTTTCTGGTACATTTCCTGTAACTAATTCTTGAAAAGAGTTACCCACGTACCAAATAGCAGGCATATAATCAGGAATAGGAGCAAATCGATCTGGCCCTGAAATATAACCACAATATTGTTTAGCTGCTTGATAATTTGCCAGATTATGTTCAATAATTTCTTCTAAAGGTGGTTCTCGAAGTAAATAGATAATATTTGCTTGAAGAATTTCGTTTAATACAGTAGGAATTTTTGGTGAAGATTGAGATTTTGCTGCAAAAACATTTTGCCACCAAGACAGTGGTGGTTGAGGTTGAGGAAAATTGTATTGATAAAGCAATAAAAAGTCTGGTTTACTGGTAGTAGCTAACATTTGAATATTTTTCCACACCCCAAAATGATTCGGAGTCTGTTTCCATAACCAATCACTTTGATCGAGATTTTTGTAGCTACTTAGCATTCCAATGACTTTTTTGTCCACACTATTTCCTCTTGAAATCAAGTTAGTTCTTTTCTATTTAAACTTGAGTTTAAGATTTTTGTGGTTGATAAAATTAAGGTAAATGCTTATCGATTGGGCGTTTGAAGAAATTTTTACTATCTCAATCTCATTCAAGCGATACTCAAGTTTTTAATTCCAAGGATAGGAATAGTTAGCTATTATTAAAATCTTTATATTTTTGATAAAATTAATTATTTTTCTCCAGCAAAAAAATATAAAAAGCTCAATAGTTCTTTCTGAGAAGTTATCAATAATCTACAATAATATTTAGACCCAATTAGATAGGGTTCGATAAAGCTATGGGTTTCCAATTGCTCTCAAAACATAAACTTTCAGCCGAGGATCAACAAAAACTAGATCGATTCTATCGCGACATTCAGACTGAAGCAGAGCGATTTCTTGGTTATCCTTGTAATGAATTGTTTGACTATTCGCCTTTATTTCGGTTTCTGCAATATCCCCTTAATAACGTAGGCGATCCTTATCTTCCCAGCAATTATCATCTCAATACCCATAACTTTGAATGCGAAGTTTTAGAGATTTTCCGAACTCTTACTGAGGCAACTGAAGGATCGACTTGGGGTTATGTTACCAATGGAGGTACAGAAGGAAATCATTACGGATTATTTTTAGCCCGAGAACTGCTTCCCGAAGGATTGGTTTATTATTCTCAGGATGCCCACTATTCCATCGATAAAATTCTCCGTTGTCTCAATCTTCGCAGCATTATGATCCGTAGCCATGACGACGGACGAATGGATTTAGATGATTTGCGTGAAACCCTTCGTATTCACCGCGATTTACCGCCTATTGTTTGCGCTACGATTGGCACGACGATGAAAGGTGCTGTAGACGACATTGCAGGAATTAAAAAGATTTTCAAAGATTTAGCTATTCATCGCCACTACATTCATGCTGATGCAGCTTTAGGTGGCATGATTCTGCCTTTTCTTGATAATTCTCCCCCTTGGAATTTCAAAGCAGGCATCGATAGCATTGCTATTAGTGGACACAAAATGGTAGGTTCTCCGATTCCCTGTGGTGTGGTTTTAGCTAAAAAAAGTAATGTTGAGCGCATTGCTCAAAGTGTAGAATATATCGGTACATTAGATACAACTTTAAGCGGTTCACGAAATGCCCTAACACCACTATTTCTGTGGTATGCCTTTCATACAGTTGGGATTGAAGGATTTAAACGAATCATTCCTGCTTGTCTGAAAATGGCTGATTATGCGATCGCCCAACTGAATAAAATTAATCGCAATGCTTGGCGTTATCCTTATTCTAATACCGTCGTTTTTGACCGCCCCTCGCCAGAAGTGACTCGATATTGGCAACTTGCTTGTCAGGGGAATCTCTCTCATCTAATCACAATGCCCCATGTCACCTCAACTCAAATCGATCATTTAGTAGCTGATATAATTGCTTCCGAACCAATTCCCCCTTTACCTACTTTATCGGTTACCCCTGCTTGTGAACTCCTTACCTCCACACCAGATCAAGACATCACTTTAATTGGAACAGCTAATCATAACTTACTGAGCGAAGTATCAACAGCCCTTGCTGCCGAAGGATTGTCAATTGAAAATTTGGCAGCAGTAGCAGTAGAATCGGAAGATGTCGAAGTAGTGCGATTGCGAGTTAATAATCGAGAACGTGCCTTACAAATCCTTAATCAGAATCTTGATATCGGTCGCTGTTATGGACAAGCTCGTCCTTTTGGTAACGAAGAAGCAACACAAGTATTAAGTCAACTTGAATATCAGTCTGTAGGTGAAGATGCCTTGCTGGTACAACTGGATGATTGTCCTGGTTCGCTCGCAGAACTTCTTAAAGATTGTCGCAATGAAGCAGTAAAGATCCGCAATATTCGACTTCTCTGGCGAGGACATGGAAAAGGCGTGGTTGCGATCGCTACAACCTCACCTGATGCCTTAAAAACTTTACTCAAAGATCGAATTCTTCTTTCCTAGCTACCAAATTTAATTAAACCCAAAACACAAAGCAGTCAGGTAATCATTAATCAGGATTGATAGTAATATCTAAATCAGGAACAAAGTCTAAACCAGGGTCTAATTTGGCAAATACTTCGTCATCAAAAGTTAAATCTCCTGTACCAGCATTGTAAACAAAGCGGTCATATTCATTTGTCCCAATCTCAAATCCTTCAGCAAAGACTTCAATTTTATCGCGATCAATCTCAAAGTCCTGAATTCTATCTACTCCTGTTGCTAAGATAGTAGCAAAAACAAAAGTATCGTCTCCATCTGAACCATAGAGAGTATCATTTCCTGCCCCACCTTCGAGAATATCATCTCCATCATCACCAACTAATCGATCAGAACCATCTAAACCAAGTAGAGTATCGTTTCCTGATTCTCCAAAGGCAAGATCATTACCCAGTCCACCAACTAAAAGATCATCCCCACTAGAACCATAGAGAGTGTCATTATTGGCTTCGCCATAAAGGCTATCATCACCATCGTCTCCGTATAACTTGTCTGCACCGTCATAGCCAAGTAAGGAATCATTGTCTTCTTCTCCTATGAGAATATCGTTCCCTTTGCCACCATCAAGCGTGTCCTCTCCATCAAAACCATAAAGGGTATCATTACCAATAAAGCCATCAATCAAATCATCTCCTCCAAGACCATCAATCAGATCATTTTCAGAACTAAGAGGAAAGGTATCATCACCACTTGTACCTGTAAATTTAGCCATTTTATTTACTCCTAATTTGCAATTAAATTATTTGAAAAAATATTGGTTTCAGTTGTTAAATAAAACACTTTTGATTAAATTTTTGTTTAACCAAAGAAAAATCTTTGAACGAGAGCTTTGAGAAAGATTAAGACATAAAAATATTTGGAAAAAAAGATTTTTTGCTTTCGCTCAACTCAAAAAATATCTTGACTTCCTCAAAAAGATTATATTTTTATTTTCTAGGTTAAAAACTAAAAATAAAAAACTGGTTAAAAGAATTTTTACTCAATCATTAATCTAAATTTTTAATTTAAAAAATCTTAATTTTATCAACCAATTATGAATGTAGCTTTACTCGTTTTTGATTGAATAAACTTTTAGTCAACCTAATTATTTGTAGCATGGGCAGAACGATAGTAAAATCCATCTATTGTTATATCTGTTGGGTTGAATAGTCAAACCTAACCTATCAGATGTTTGATGTTTAATTAAATGAAGTTAATTATGATGGGCAGGAACTCAGCAATCCTGAAAAAAAAGGACGTAGTTATGATACGTCCCTACAAATTTTGGTAATTTAAACAATCTTTAAGCTTTGTTCAATAATCTCTGCCATTCGACTGCTTTTTTCTCTATTTCTTTAATGAATTCATCTTTTCCATCCATATAACCTTCTATATCGCTCCAGTGTAACTTTTTGACCAACTCGCGTTTAAGTTGGCTGTATTGTTGAGCGTGATCTTGATGAGCAATCATGTAATCTCGAAACGCTAGATGGCGTTCTACTTCTGGAGAAGCAGCTTCAAAGACATGGACATGATGCGTCCTGATCCCAACTTGATTATCTTTCCTAAAATAGCGACGACGAGGAATACCAAACTCACCCATAACTTCATAGCCTAGTTCTTGCATGGCACAATTACATCGATCTACTTGAGCTATAGTGTTAACTTCAACTAGGAAATCGATGATAGGTTTGGCGTAGATATTGGGAATAGCTGTGCTACCAATATGGTGAACTGCTACTACATTTTTCCCTAAAGCCAAAGCGATCCGATTTGATTCTTTGGTGAATTCATCACGCCATTTAGGATTATGGGGTAAAACTTCAACTTTGATCGGCATAGCTTTGATCTGGAAAAAAAGTTTTCTTCACAAACAAATGGGAGCAATTGCCGAAAACTTGATTGTTAAAGCTTTTGATTAGAAAGTTCAAGTTTTGCAGCCATCAAGTTAAACTTACTCTTCTTCTTCAGCAGCAGGAGGTACTAAAGCTACAGCAGCGATCGCATCATCGCCATCTAGTTTTTGTACTCTTACTCCCGTAGCATTTCTGGATTGAAGAGAGATAGCATCGACTGCCTGACGAATAATAATCCCTCGGTTAGTAATGATCATTAATTCGTCTTCAGGATTAACTACGTGAATTGCAGCTAGTTTATCATTGGCATTTTTAAATTTGATGGCTCTTACTCCCATGCCAGCACGATTTTGTAAACGGAACTTAGTCACAGGGACTCTTTTACCATAACCATTATTAGTGATTGCGAGTAACCAAGGACCGGTAGGATTAGCTTCTTCGATGATGATTTCTTCTGCTTCTGTGTCTGTTTCTTCTTCTTCTTCCTCACCATTACTCGCAATAGTTGCAACTATTTGAGAAGGCAAAATATCCATCGAGATCAATTCATCTTCTCGCTTCAATTTCATCGATTTAACTCCTTTAGTTGCCCTTCCTAAAGGTCGTAATTGCTGATTGTCAGCTTTGAAGTGAATGGCCATTCCCTTGCGCGTACCAATAATGACACTATCTTCTGTTCTAGCTAAACGTACCCATCTGAGTTCGTCTCCTTCTTCCAAAGAGATGGCGATTAAACCATTCGCACGAATATTACTAAAAGCAGAGAGGGCAGTTTTTTTGATGTTTCCTTTTTGAGTCAGCATGATTAGGTATTCGTTATCAGTAAACTCGCTGACGGAAACAATAGAAGTGATTTTCTCTTCCTGAGAGATGGGCAACATCTGGACAATCGGAACGCCTCTAGCCGTACGAGAAGCAGCAGGAATTTGATACGCACTAATCGAATAGACTACACCGCGATCGCTAAAAAATAACACGGTATCGTGGTCGCAACAAGTCAGAAAATGTTCGATTACATCATCTTCTTTGATTTTGGCTGCTGCTTTACCTCTGGTTGCTCGATTTTGCGCTTCAAAGGTACTGACAGGCATACGTTTGATGTATCCTTGTTCAGTTAAAATAATTATCGCTTGTTCATTAGCAATTAAATCAGTATCGAGAAGTTCTCCTTCTCCTTGAATAATTTCTGTTCGACGCGGAGTAGCGTGCATTTGTTTGATTTGGCTAACTTCCTCTTCAATAATTGCTTCAATCCGCTCTTTTGTTGCCAAGATATCACGAAAATCTAGGATTTGTTTGAGTAAATCTTCGTGTTCGGCTTGGATTTTTTCTGCTTCTAAAGCGGTGAGTCGTCGTAGTTGCATTTGCAGAATGGCATCTGCTTGAGTTTCGGATAGATTTAATATCTCAACTAATTGACTTTTAGCAGTAGCAGCATCGGCTGCATGACGGATTAATTGAATAACCTGATCGATACTTTCTAAAGCAACTAATAATCCTTGTAAGAGATGATCTCTTTCTTCGGCTTTGCGGAGTTGATATTGAGTTCTTCTAGTAATTGTCTCAACCCGAAACTCGAGAAAAACTTCCAAGAACCGTTTAATAGTTAATAATTGAGGTTCTCCACCCACTATAGCAAGCATATTTGCGCCAAAATTGGCTTGAATGGGGGTTTGTTTGTAGAGATTGTTCAGAACTACGCGAGGATAAGCATCTCTTTTTAACTCAATCACGATTCGCATTCCAGTGCGATCGCTTTCATCCCTAATATCGGAAATTCCTTCTAAACGTTTATCATTAACTAATTCAGCAATTTTCTCAATCAGTGCAGCTTTATTAGTTTGATAGGGTAATTGGGTAACAATAATCGCTTCTCGTTCTGGTCTTCCTCGGGGATGAATGGTTTCAATATCTGCTACCCCACGCATAGTAATTGAACCTCTGCCAGTTAGGTAAGCATCTTTGATGCCTCCCCTGCCTAAAATCTGTCCACCTGTAGGAAAATCAGGACCAGGAATATATTTCATTAATTCCAGATCGCTAAGTTCTGGATTGTGAATTAAGGCAATTACACCATCGACTAACTCACCTAGATTATGAGGAGGGATATTAGTTGCCATCCCCACCGCGATCCCCGATGAACCATTAAGAAGTAACTGAGGCAATCTGGCTGGTAAAACAACTGGTTCTTGTTGGGAACCGTCAAAATTATCAGCAAAATCTACTGTATCTGCTTCAATATCGCGCAATAAAGCGTTAGTTGCCAACGATTGTAAGCGACACTCTGTATAACGCATTGCTGCGGGGGGATCGTTATCAATCGAACCAAAGTTACCGTGACCATTAATTAAAGGGTTGCGCATAGAAAAGTCTTGCGCCATCCTTACCAAAGCATCGTATACGGCAGTATCACCATGGGGATGATATTTACCTAAAACTTCCCCGACAACACGGGCGCATTTACGAAATGGACGATCTGGAGTTAAGCCCAACTCATACATGGCAAAGAGAATGCGACGATGCACGGGTTTCAGACCATCTCTAGCATCTGGTAACGCCCGTCCTACAATGACGCTCATGGCGTACTCTAAATAAGACCGAGACATTTCATTACTCAGATCGGTAGGAATAATCCGTTCCTGGGAAGAGGTCATAGGGTTAAAAACTCCGAAAATATCTAATAATTCACCTTAAGAGCTAAAAAATGAGAATAATTGCTCTTTTTTATTGAATAAATCGTGATATAGTAGCAAATTACTTTAAAATTTTAGCACAATTTGACTCTCTTTGGCAGTTAAAACTATGACTAGCTGAAGGGAGTTCTAGAGAATCTCTTAAGGTGCAAAAGTATTTAAATTAGGAAAAAATTTTGTGGAAATTTAAATTGTTAATTTGCTGTGGAATGTAACCAGACAATTAATCTATTTCTCACTAACAACATTGTAATTGTTGCGATCGCAATAGAGATGCTCAAATTTTCTATTTCTAAGCCATATTCTCCTCGAATTAATAATTCTAAAAGAAGTGCAGGTACAACAATTCCCCCAATAAATAATAGTATTGTCCAGCTTAATCTGGCTGGAAACAGGGTAATAATTAAAGCCGTCAGAATTCCTAAAGGTACAAAAAATAAGCAATAATACATTAATTTATTTACCAATAAACCAAGTTTGGTTAAATGAAGATTATCGCCTTCAAAAGGAAATAAATAACGAAATAAGGTTATTTCTGGGGTTAATTCTAAAATATGTACGTTTTCTGGACTATTAACATAAAGTCTTAACAAGGAATGTTTATAAGTAAGAATTAAATGAATTGGTTGATTATCTTTGAAAATACCTCGTACACTCAATCCGGTATACATTCCGTTTTCTCCCGTAATGGGAGTACGTAAACGAAAAACTAAGTAACTATAGTGTTGTCCTAAAGTGAAGTTTCGCTGGAAAGGATCGCTGGAGAAAGTAATAATTCTTCCTGGTCCTACTTGCTGTGGATTAGCTGTTGCTACAATTGTACTAATTGTAAATTGGGAAGTTTGACGTAATTTTTGAGCAAGGTTGGTTGCTGGGGTTGGAGTGGATACCCAAGAGTCGGAAGTTACATTAACTCCTGTAGTGATTTGATTTTGAGGTTGATTACCTTGCCAAATTAGATCGGGTAATTGGTTAGTTTGATCTTGATAGTTATCTTTTCCTACCAACTTATAGTTAGCAATTAATGATTCTGAAGCCGAAAAATTTTGATTCGCAAAAACTTGAGCAATTTCCGACTCATTCATAGCTCGAGGAGCGATCGCTAGTTGAGAAATTGTCCCTTGCCAAGGGCGATCGCCTGTAGCTTCATTACCTAATACTAAAGGAAAGTCAGTAGCCCAATTACTGAGATAAGTTGCTCTTTGTAAAGCTAAAGCCACAAA includes these proteins:
- a CDS encoding succinoglycan biosynthesis ketolase — protein: MRLIYYKQPNFGDALNLWMWQKLIPNIFDDDPSIAFMGLGTLLNESYQRRV
- the hdc gene encoding histidine decarboxylase, with amino-acid sequence MGFQLLSKHKLSAEDQQKLDRFYRDIQTEAERFLGYPCNELFDYSPLFRFLQYPLNNVGDPYLPSNYHLNTHNFECEVLEIFRTLTEATEGSTWGYVTNGGTEGNHYGLFLARELLPEGLVYYSQDAHYSIDKILRCLNLRSIMIRSHDDGRMDLDDLRETLRIHRDLPPIVCATIGTTMKGAVDDIAGIKKIFKDLAIHRHYIHADAALGGMILPFLDNSPPWNFKAGIDSIAISGHKMVGSPIPCGVVLAKKSNVERIAQSVEYIGTLDTTLSGSRNALTPLFLWYAFHTVGIEGFKRIIPACLKMADYAIAQLNKINRNAWRYPYSNTVVFDRPSPEVTRYWQLACQGNLSHLITMPHVTSTQIDHLVADIIASEPIPPLPTLSVTPACELLTSTPDQDITLIGTANHNLLSEVSTALAAEGLSIENLAAVAVESEDVEVVRLRVNNRERALQILNQNLDIGRCYGQARPFGNEEATQVLSQLEYQSVGEDALLVQLDDCPGSLAELLKDCRNEAVKIRNIRLLWRGHGKGVVAIATTSPDALKTLLKDRILLS
- a CDS encoding hemolysin-type calcium-binding region protein, with translation MAKFTGTSGDDTFPLSSENDLIDGLGGDDLIDGFIGNDTLYGFDGEDTLDGGKGNDILIGEEDNDSLLGYDGADKLYGDDGDDSLYGEANNDTLYGSSGDDLLVGGLGNDLAFGESGNDTLLGLDGSDRLVGDDGDDILEGGAGNDTLYGSDGDDTFVFATILATGVDRIQDFEIDRDKIEVFAEGFEIGTNEYDRFVYNAGTGDLTFDDEVFAKLDPGLDFVPDLDITINPD
- a CDS encoding hypothetical protein (conserved hypothetical protein), which codes for MPIKVEVLPHNPKWRDEFTKESNRIALALGKNVVAVHHIGSTAIPNIYAKPIIDFLVEVNTIAQVDRCNCAMQELGYEVMGEFGIPRRRYFRKDNQVGIRTHHVHVFEAASPEVERHLAFRDYMIAHQDHAQQYSQLKRELVKKLHWSDIEGYMDGKDEFIKEIEKKAVEWQRLLNKA
- a CDS encoding DNA gyrase, A subunit; protein product: MTSSQERIIPTDLSNEMSRSYLEYAMSVIVGRALPDARDGLKPVHRRILFAMYELGLTPDRPFRKCARVVGEVLGKYHPHGDTAVYDALVRMAQDFSMRNPLINGHGNFGSIDNDPPAAMRYTECRLQSLATNALLRDIEADTVDFADNFDGSQQEPVVLPARLPQLLLNGSSGIAVGMATNIPPHNLGELVDGVIALIHNPELSDLELMKYIPGPDFPTGGQILGRGGIKDAYLTGRGSITMRGVADIETIHPRGRPEREAIIVTQLPYQTNKAALIEKIAELVNDKRLEGISDIRDESDRTGMRIVIELKRDAYPRVVLNNLYKQTPIQANFGANMLAIVGGEPQLLTIKRFLEVFLEFRVETITRRTQYQLRKAEERDHLLQGLLVALESIDQVIQLIRHAADAATAKSQLVEILNLSETQADAILQMQLRRLTALEAEKIQAEHEDLLKQILDFRDILATKERIEAIIEEEVSQIKQMHATPRRTEIIQGEGELLDTDLIANEQAIIILTEQGYIKRMPVSTFEAQNRATRGKAAAKIKEDDVIEHFLTCCDHDTVLFFSDRGVVYSISAYQIPAASRTARGVPIVQMLPISQEEKITSIVSVSEFTDNEYLIMLTQKGNIKKTALSAFSNIRANGLIAISLEEGDELRWVRLARTEDSVIIGTRKGMAIHFKADNQQLRPLGRATKGVKSMKLKREDELISMDILPSQIVATIASNGEEEEEETDTEAEEIIIEEANPTGPWLLAITNNGYGKRVPVTKFRLQNRAGMGVRAIKFKNANDKLAAIHVVNPEDELMIITNRGIIIRQAVDAISLQSRNATGVRVQKLDGDDAIAAVALVPPAAEEEE